A window of Argopecten irradians isolate NY chromosome 1, Ai_NY, whole genome shotgun sequence contains these coding sequences:
- the LOC138316768 gene encoding succinate dehydrogenase [ubiquinone] iron-sulfur subunit, mitochondrial-like: MATTVVTKLAPARKALVQLCQTRCAQTAAAAATQEEPRYKTFKIYRWDPDKAGDKPKLAEYKVDLNKCGPMVLDALIKIKNEIDPTLTFRRSCREGICGSCSMNIGGVNTLACLCKIDANTSKALKVYPLPHMYVVKDLVPDMSNFYAQYRAIEPYLKQKSIESDESKIGQEQNLQSVKDRAKLDGLYECILCACCSTSCPSYWWNSDKYLGPAVLMQAYRWMIDSRDEFRQERLKMMEDSFSVYRCHTIMNCTKTCPKGLNPGLAIGEIKKMLAQYNNKA, from the exons ACAAGGTGTGCCCAAACAGCTGCTGCTGCAGCAACTCAAGAAGAACCTAGATATAAGACATTCAAAATATACAGATGG GACCCAGACAAGGCAGGAGATAAGCCCAAACTAGCAGAATACAAAGTTGATCTGAACAA GTGTGGCCCTATGGTACTTGATGCCTTGATTAAAATCAAGAATGAGATAGATCCAACCTTGACCTTCCGAAGGTCGTGCCGAGAAGGAATCTGTGGTTCGTGTTCCATGAACATTGGAGGTGTGAACACACTGGCATGTTTATG TAAAATTGACGCCAACACAAGTAAAGCACTTAAGGTCTATCCTCTACCCCACATGTACGTGGTGAAAGATCTAGTACCT GACATGAGTAACTTCTACGCTCAGTATCGTGCCATTGAGCCCTATTTAAAACAGAAAAGCATAGAGTCAGACGAGAGTAAAATTGGACAGGAACAGAATCTGCAGTCAGTTAAAGACCGGGCAAAGTTG GATGGCTTATACGAGTGTATTCTATGTGCGTGCTGCAGTACCTCCTGCCCAAGTTACTGGTGGAACTCGGACAAATATCTCGGACCGGCTGTGTTGATGCAGGCATACAG GTGGATGATTGACTCACGTGATGAGTTCAGACAGGAGAGACTTAAGATGATGGAGGATTCATTTTCTGTGTATCGCTGTCACACCATAATGAACTGTACGAAGACTTGCCCTAAG GGACTCAATCCAGGATTGGCTATCGGTGAAATCAAGAAAATGCtggcacaatacaacaacaaAGCATAA